In Larimichthys crocea isolate SSNF chromosome VI, L_crocea_2.0, whole genome shotgun sequence, one genomic interval encodes:
- the sdc4 gene encoding syndecan-4 isoform X1, whose translation MLTQLCLVLVLSASVCPESQVRETETWMPMKTTQTAAAATHHDHVESSGGGPNHSDFGFTDDEDDEDYDSYDHEDDDEEQDDFSGSGDRATTVSPGRQTETSAQPDVNDNKIPEVERPARPTIDEVGIVRNSNEVPLLRNEPGEEQPSNVLMSHASDDSIFSKTEVLAALIAGGAVGLMFAVLLILLLIYRMKKKDEGSYDLGKKPIYKKAPTTEIYA comes from the exons CAGGTGAGGGAGACGGAGACATGGATGCCCATGAAGACCACACAGACGGCCGCCGCCGCAACACACCACGACCACGTGGAGTCATCGGGAGGCGGACCCAACCACTCAGACTTCGGCTTCACGGACGACGAGGACGATGAAGACTACGACAGCTACGACCACGAGGACGACGACGAGGAGCAGGACGACTTCTCTGGATCCGGTGACAGAG CAACCACGGTGTCGCCTGGAAGACAGACCGAGACGTCCGCTCAG CCCGACGTGAACGACAACAAGATCCCGGAGGTGGAGCGCCCGGCGAGGCCGACCATCGACGAGGTCGGCATCGTCCGGAACAGCAACGAGGTCCCGCTGCTGAGGAACGAGCCCGGCGAGGAGCAGCCGTCCAACGTCCTCATGTCCCACGCCAGCGACGACAGCATCTTCAGCAAGACGGAGGTCCTGGCAG CTCTGATCGCGGGCGGCGCCGTCGGCCTGATGTTTGccgtcctcctcatcctcctcctcatctacCGCATGAAGAAGAAGGACGAGGGCAGCTACGATCTGGGGAAGAAGCCCATCTACAAGAAAGCCCCCACCACAGAGATCTATGCGTAG
- the sdc4 gene encoding syndecan-4 isoform X2 produces the protein MLTQLCLVLVLSASVCPESVRETETWMPMKTTQTAAAATHHDHVESSGGGPNHSDFGFTDDEDDEDYDSYDHEDDDEEQDDFSGSGDRATTVSPGRQTETSAQPDVNDNKIPEVERPARPTIDEVGIVRNSNEVPLLRNEPGEEQPSNVLMSHASDDSIFSKTEVLAALIAGGAVGLMFAVLLILLLIYRMKKKDEGSYDLGKKPIYKKAPTTEIYA, from the exons GTGAGGGAGACGGAGACATGGATGCCCATGAAGACCACACAGACGGCCGCCGCCGCAACACACCACGACCACGTGGAGTCATCGGGAGGCGGACCCAACCACTCAGACTTCGGCTTCACGGACGACGAGGACGATGAAGACTACGACAGCTACGACCACGAGGACGACGACGAGGAGCAGGACGACTTCTCTGGATCCGGTGACAGAG CAACCACGGTGTCGCCTGGAAGACAGACCGAGACGTCCGCTCAG CCCGACGTGAACGACAACAAGATCCCGGAGGTGGAGCGCCCGGCGAGGCCGACCATCGACGAGGTCGGCATCGTCCGGAACAGCAACGAGGTCCCGCTGCTGAGGAACGAGCCCGGCGAGGAGCAGCCGTCCAACGTCCTCATGTCCCACGCCAGCGACGACAGCATCTTCAGCAAGACGGAGGTCCTGGCAG CTCTGATCGCGGGCGGCGCCGTCGGCCTGATGTTTGccgtcctcctcatcctcctcctcatctacCGCATGAAGAAGAAGGACGAGGGCAGCTACGATCTGGGGAAGAAGCCCATCTACAAGAAAGCCCCCACCACAGAGATCTATGCGTAG